The genomic region CCCCCAAATTCACGtgtgggtgcttccctcttatacatgcggTTCATAACAaagtctccaagaaacagtttccccgttccccttgcctggtcacagaccccttgtgatacattccttggttcacaaacaagatcattaatcctctgcttatcttattctaagagcattgtatgctgcctccagacacgttagcattcttactttccggcactagtttaattatttattaaatccctaagactacctgctaggttacacacacaaaactcaacacacttttcaacggctacaaaactactttttaacaaaccagttcacacacaactcactataattaaatattttgctaaatttcatttcttttccaacatttccccccttttgagcatccttcagtcctgctgcaaggaTGCTCAATCAACAGTAACATCTTCATAACGAGGTGGGGAGTGTTCCTCATTCTGCCGCCCGCGGGTCATCGCCTTCAGCAACCGGAGAGAtcgcctcttttccttttcgaTCACACCTAAGAGGCATCTATATACAATCCACATAGTCACTAGAAATACTAAAAACATTAGTACATATTGTATAGCAGACGTAATCCAGCCAGACAGGTGAAGCCCCAAAGAATCAAATACTGCTCCTATCCAATTATGCTGTGCTTCCTTTTcaatttccttggtttttgtttccagTTCTGCCAGTTGAGAAATATCTTTCTCAACTTCAAGTGTAACATTTGGAATGTGTACACAGCAATGATCTATTCTCCTACTCAGGTAACCACAAACTCCATGCTCTTTTAACAGTAGCAAATCCAATGCCATTCTGTTTTGTAGGGTCATTCTTGATGTAGCTTGCAATTGCAAATTTAGATCTTTAAATCCCTTCTTAGTAGCTGCTGCCAACCTTTCTGTCTGTCCTAACAAATTGTTGAGCATTTCCCTGTTTCGATATGTCGCTACCGGAGGGAATAATGACTCCAATATCCATCCAAATTGCACTCCTGAGCCAGGTTCATGCCACTGCTCCTCTAGGgattcttccctctttctgagTCCTTTCCTTTGGATCAATCTATTCTGTTTCCAGTATGGACACAATGTGGGAACCCCTAGGGTGATTTGTGTTACTGATCCATCTAGAGGTAAATGTGTGGTCCACTGTCCGTGTCCCAACACCCAGACTAAATTTCCAGGGCTATGCACAGTAGTAGATCTGCAATCTATAGGTCCATCCATGGACTCTCTGCTAACCGTGTGATCATACCCCCTACACTCGCATCCCCACTTTAATGCCATTTTCACCGGTACCAATCCAATTCGGTCTTCCGGTGTATCACATGTAAAAACCTCAGTACAATTCCAATCCTCTTTCTGCGGTCTGAACTCTGGGGAAGATGTAGACGTGAGAAGGGCCCTATAATGTGACTGATTCTTTACTCCTGACCATTGGATGCACCATTGTACTTCCCCAAGGTAATTATAGTGTTCCAAAACACTAGGTCCCCATAATGTCTTCCAACTATTCCAGGTGTCAAAATTCTGTGTGACATTCTGACAACTCATCTCATTTCGTTGGGATTTCGTTCTTATTCGTGCCGTATTGCATGGCTCATCTATTGGGGTTGCAATTAAACACCTCCTGGTATTTTGAATCCAACCATAATGAttggatttcttttcacattcctCTCTAGTCATAGCCCGAATGGTCATACACAAATCTCTCCATACATCTACTGGTTTGGGAACTGACTGGCAGGACCATGAAACATTCTTGAATGTTTCAGGCATTTTGGTTACTGGTATTATTCCCCAGGGAATTGgttcacctgcagcctgtggtaaGGGCAGGCAAGCTGTTATTTTAGTCACATTCTGCATGATCCCAAAATCTCTGATTAATCCTACCACTAAGTTTTCCTGCTCAGCATTGCGTTCTATTGTATCATTAACCTCTCGTCTACTCCTTCTACCGTGTCTCTGTAAGGATAACATCATTCTGTCATGCCTCCACCATGCATTTCCTATTCTAGGATTAGTGACACTCGACCACCCACAACCTTTGCCTTCCTTCTCCCACCAACTGGTCCCGTCCTCTATTCTGTCCCAGGTCAGTTCCCTATTTTGCTTCTACCATTTGACCCAAAGGTTCCTTTGATATCTTGATCTTACTAGGAAGGAACAATTTATTCTGAGAGGTGGCCCATCTCACATGTCCACTGCCATTGATACTGGATTAATCTTTATGTTTTCAGCACGATCCCCTGTCCATGGCAAAACCCTCATACTCACTCTTTTGTAATCAAAACTATCCCGTATTTTGACCAAGCATGTATATTCTCCCGTATCGTTTGTGGTTACCTTGGTAAGATTCAGTACCGTGTTTCCTTGTTGTTTGTCCTGATCCCAACCGACTCCTATCTTGCCTCGGCTTCTTTCAGCCCCCCGTTGCCATATTGCAATAACTTCACCGGCCTCAACTTTCTGGCTGTCAAAGATAACACAAGTTAATTGAACATCCATCCCTTCCATGACTGTAACCTTTGTTTCTTCAACCTGTACTAGAGTAGACCCTTGAACGGGTAATAGTCTCATGATCACTAGCAGTAATATAATTAAGAAGGCGGCTTTGCGCGGAAGATCATCCGGGTTGGAGACACTATCTGGGTTTCCCACTGGAACGGTGCCTTCTTTACCCTGGTGTAATGGATCCAAGCATCCATCCCCTGGACCTTCACCGCCGTGTAGGTCGTCATCATCACCTGGTGGGGTCCGCTCCATGATTCCCGTAGCGGATCCCTGATCCACTTCTTGACGTACACctggtccccaggctggatgTCGTGGACAGAATTCTCCAGCGTGAGCGGTCTATTTCACTGTAACgtatttcttaaagaattcTATTAAGTGACATAACATACTCTGCAATCGCCTGGTCCCCACTCACATGTACCTCCCCTTTTAATACAGTTGCATGATATGGTTTGCCATATAATATCTCATATGGACTTACGCCTACCTTTTCCCTTGGTTTAATTCGAATCCTGAGTAGGGCCAAAGGCAAAGCTTGAGGCCAGTGCAGTTTAGCTTCCTGGCAAATCTTTTTGATTTGTCCTTTCAGGGTTTGATTCATCCTTTCCACCTGCCCACTAGACTGAGGTCTCCAGGGGGTATGCAAATTCCAGGTTATATCTAACATTCGTGCTAATTCCTGCACTACCCCGGCTATAAAATGCGGACCCCTATCTGATGACAATCCTAAAGGTACTCCAAatcttggtattatttcttttaacaaggtTTTTACCACCTCCTTAGCCTGATTAGTTCTACATGGAAAAGCTTCCGGCCACCCTGAGAATGTACATACGTACACTAACAAGTATCTGTATCCCTGTGCCCTaggcaattcagaaaaatcaacttGCCAGTAATCTCCTGGTTGTGGCCCGACTTGCAACTTTCCCATTTGTATTTGTCTCCTAActactggattatttttcaaacataccGGGCACATTGCATTAACtctttttgccattgttaacaTCTGATTAGAGATTATctcattcttcaaaaattttaccAATACCTCTGCCCCCCAATGACATTTATTATGTTctgattccaaaataaatttcattatgcGGGTAGGTACCACTATTTGTCCCATTGGTGTAACGTACCACCCAAGTTGATTCTTCTGTGCCCCTAGCAAGTTTATTAGTTTTCCATCTTCTATTGAATATTTGGGCTCCTGATTCAGGTGTGGGGTAGCCGGATTTGTTCTTACcggtaccaatgccatttgagtCCATACTTCCCGTGCCACTTGCGTGCTGTAACATCAGCAAATCGATTTCCTCTGTAAACGTCTCCTTCCGCAGTCTGATGTCCTCTAACATGCATTATTGCAACTGCTTTGGGACTGTGTATCGCATCCAGTAGCTGTAGCACTTCTTCCCGGTGCTTGATGTTGGTTccctgtgaattcaaaagccccctttccttccataaTGCCCCATGTACATGAACCACACCAAAGGCATATTTAGAATCTGTCCAGATATTAACCCTTTTGTCCTTGCTCAAATACAGGGCTCTGGTGAGTCCAATTACCTCTGCCTTCTGGGCCGAAGTTCCAGGTAACAAAGCCCTTGCCTCTATTACCTGATCCAATGTTACCACTGCATACCCGGCATAGCGAGTCCCATTCTCGACAAAACTGGATCCATCAGTGTATAGTTCCCATTCAGGTTCTTCCAATGGTTCATCCTTTAGGTCGGGTCTGCGAATCCAGTTGTTTAGAGAAGTATCCCACTGGCCTCTTCCAGGATCCCACCTTCTGGGTGAGGACCCCCAATGCCAGTTTTTGCCTCTCATTCACGTACAACTGGAATTCCTTGGTCAGGTCAGGGAGTCCTAGGGCTGGGGCCTCCTTTAGTGCCTGCTTCAATTCCTGGAAGGCCTTCTTTTGCTGTGTCGTCCACTCCAACCGATGCTGCTTCAAGGCCTCATATAGTGGCTTGGCTAGGAGACCGAAATTCATGATCCACAGTCGACACCATCCCACCATTCCTAGACAAGATCTCAATTCCTGATGGTTACGAGGCAAAGGAATAGCACATATTGCCTCTATTCGGTTTACTCCCAAATGTCTCTGCCCTTGTGTGATCTCACAACCGAGGTAAATAACGCTATTTTTGACCAattgagctttttccttagaaacctgataccctgcttggccaagcatgttgagtaatttaattgttaattccacgcacatttccctttccttagtAGCCAGAAAAATGTCGTCCACGTACTGCAGGACTACATACAAGGATGGGGATATTGTTACCTGGGttatcttccattcctccagctccttggccagttggtttccaaaaatagtaggggagcatttaaatccctgtgggaGTCTCGTCCACataagctgcttctttctcccaaaatcaGGACTCTCCCActcaaaggcaaaatatttcctactctCTACTGCCAGTGGGATGCAGAAGAAGGCATCTTTAAGGTCAATCACTGAGAACCATTTAAACTCCTCCGATACAGATGTTAACAAGGTATAAGGACTAGCAACAACTGGATGTATGTCTTTCACTATTTCATTAATAGCCCTTAAGTCCTGTACCAAACGGTACTtaccattaggtttctttactggaaaaattggAGTATTATACTCCGATTCACATTCCTGTAATATTCCTTGagccaaaaattgtttaattaacgGGGCTACTCCCCTCCTTGCCTCAAGCTTCAAGGGGTATTGCTCTATCCTCACTGGTCGGGCCCCTTCCTTTAGCTCCACCTTTACTGGCTGCGCAGCTTTAGATTTTCCGGGGACCCCTGACTCCCATACCCAGGGTACTACAGCCTGctcaatttcttctggaataggagagGCATCCACTTCCTTGATTACAAAAATGCCTGCTATTTGTTCCTCAGGTATTTCCAATTtcacccttcccccttcaaatattattttcgCATTAAGTCGGGACAACAGGTCTCTGCCAAGAAGGGGTGTGGGGCAGTTTGGCATATACAAAAATTGGTGATCTAATTCCTTCCCCCCAAACCTAAGATTTAAAGGTTGTAAAAATGGTTGTTCCTCTAGCTTCCCTGTTGCCCCCACCACCTGTACCGTTGTGTCACTCAAAGGTCCCAATTGTCTATTGAGTACAGAATAAGTAGCTCCAGTGTCTACCATAAATTCTTGATCCTTTCCATCTATTTCTAAAACTACCCTTAAATCCTTTTCTAGTCAGCTTTGATTCTGATAGTTTCCCAAAACTAGTGCTTGAGCGACTTCTGCTGGTCCTCCTGTGAATCCTCCCACAGGAGCATTCCCCATTGGACCTGTCCTTAATCCCATGTTTCCCATGCCCATACCTCCTCTAACCGggcattcatttttccagtgtccCAATTGTCGGCAAAACGCACACTGGTTTGGATCCAACCTCCCCATGTTAGGTGcaaacccaaatcctccccGACCTCTTGGCAACCCCCCTCTGTCCACGATTAGTTCCTCCCCGACCTCGACCCCTAATGggtcttcctcctgcccctgtctgTTGCATTACAGCCAGAATACTAGCTTGTTgtctttttgcagtttctttttccctgttgttgtaTACCTTCCACGCTACCtccagcattttatccaaacttctagtatcctctccttccagctttagtaactttttcctaatatcctctTGTGATTGCCCCCATAAACAACAAGGCCAATTGAAGTTTTCCTGATTGATCCTCTACATCTAAATTAGTAAACTTCCGAGCCATGTCTTTTAATCGTTCTAAAAAGGCAGACGGAGACTCATTCTTGTCCTGCTTGACCGAATACAACTTAGACCAGTTCATAGTCTTAGGTATTCCTGTCCTAATTCCTTCCACCAACAATTCCTGATATCGTTTTACAGCCCTTATTCCTCCCGTAGAGTTTGGGTCCCACTTAGGTTCCTCACTTGGTACCAATTCATCAACTGTCTCATTTAGTTGTCTCAACCGAATCTCCTCACGAGCCTTTTCTCTAGTGGCTCTAataaccatttccttttccGTGGAATCCATTATAGTATCTAATAATACCTGTAAATCATTCCAGTCCGGATTCTGAGTCTTTATTATCATTTTAACCACCCTTGCCACCCTTTCAGGATCCTCCCGATAACTCCCCGCTGATTGCTTCCATATTACCAAATCCCCGGGGGAGAAAGGCACCTttataagtatcctttctccctgtggtcccacagcttcccttAACGGCGCAATTAACTgtggccccttctgccccttccttcccttgtgAGTCCGCCCTGCTAACGGAGTTCCTTTAACACTCTCATTCTTTTCTAAATCACCAccatcactatcactctcactagaTCCCGTTTTTATAGCTATATCcgcagagggagcagggggcaCATTAGGAGCAACCGGAACCCTCGGAGGTGCTATACAATAAGACAAATCTTCCTTGACTGAAGGATACAAATTacgctcctttctttctttacatcccacacactccctttcatcattcacttctaaaacaaaaataccGCATTCCTTTTGCCATTCCTCTTTCCGATATAAAacgaaaaacaaatccaaatatggtatttcatcccatttctcatttctccttaaaaattgcatcaaagaTTCCATTATCCCCAATTCCAGTGTACCATTCACCGGCCATCCCACTTCCCCAATCTCATATTCAGGCCACCAATGATTACAATAATCtatcattttgcttttatccAATTCTTGATAATACCCCTCACTTTTCCACCGTTTCAATATACAACCTAATGGTGTATTTCCAGGTATTTTACCATTGGCTTGCACtaaggttttaaaagttttaaaagacatcatATGACAACCTTTAATTCCACTATTAATCCCAATAAACCAATATACCTTAAACCAATATACCTTCTCGCCGTCCTTCcctaaaacaaacaggaggtgaGTTCCGGCCCTGCGTCCTTAGACGTCTTATGGCCGGAGCCTAGGCTTTTTTACCAAccaccaaatccaaatccaattaTCACCTTTTTCCAATATAAAGCACCTTCGGGCTCACCTTGGCAATTGTCCAACAGGCGCGGGGTGTCGGGTACGACCGATTACTCCCCGAGAAGTGCTCGGTGCCGGCTTGGAGTGGATCGGGACGCGAACCgccccagcagcccttggagTCCTGCCGCGGTCGCCAGAAAACTGTTGCCCGATTGAtagatgacacaaaactcggataagttttgtgggtgctttattaagggcccggggaactgggggactcacgtcccaaaatccgagcccccaaattcacgtGTGGGcgcttccctcttatacatgcggTTCATAACAaagtctccaagaaacagtttccccgttccccttgcctggtcacagaccccttgtgatacattccttggttcacaaacaagatcattaatcctctgcttatcttattctaagagcattgtatgctgcctccagacacgttagcattcttactttcctgcactagtttaattatttattaaatccctaagactacctgctaggttacacacacaaaactcaacacacttttcaacggctacaaaactactttttaacaaaccagttcacacacaactcactttaattaaatattttgctaaatttcatttcttttccagcacaagcacatacctactctaCACACCGTGTATGAAGTATAGgggacaattcagaacaatgttctcacctcgctggtaactgccaagcaaacctgacggaggcttcaaagcaggacctctgaatgggacccagccaggtgttggatggtgaagagtcccttctcgttcagctccctgaaaggcagaagattgatttttctctccaccaaggcagcaccctctgaaatgagcagcactgggacaggtccttggaggtgtcagggatgggcaggggcctttggagcctgcagttgctcctcagcttggcccctctcctgcagaggctggtccaGGCCAACACTTGGGTGGTGCTCCGGGGCCTGGAGCCAGGGGTGAGGCACCAcatccagctgtgcagcaagCCCGACGGTACCTCCATGGACGGCGTCTGGGGGCCCTGGTcacaggctctggctgcagagaccccccactcctccggtgagcagccatcccctctgcagggtgctggcagcaacagcagggaggcacccacgcctggggctgctggggtgggggtcctgttgtagcaaggtgtaactcccaagttttggggggccaaggggaagcagccccctccctgtcctggctctccctgcccaggagacatcgggctgtgctgcagaaccccTTACCTGCGGCACGAGCGCTGCGAGtggagctgggaccctgcagagccccacagctcccaccagctcctctacCGGCCACCTCTGAGCGGGGCTGGCACAAGGTAAGGGGCATGGCAGGCAGGTGGCACCcatgcaggcacatcccagagaccactggtcctgctgtgtcccaatATCCCACACTGGGCCCCttgcccatgccctgctctgtcctgcccttccaCCACCAATCTCATACCCCCTCACCACATTGCACCTCCAACTACAAGCAGCAGtagctttcctggggaagagcaggaggaatgctGGCTGTGGGTTTGCTTTGGTGAGACTGACtggctccccactcctcccacagGGAAGATGCATGGCAACAGTGCGAGGAGGTaagcaggggggcacagggcacctatGCCTGCACTTtccagcccaaggctggcagtgccatctctgTCCTGGTGAATGTCACCAGGACCCACATGCTGCCCACACTCAGCTACTTCAAGGAGCCCTTTTggctgcaccaggctggtgagtcccagtgccaccgcagcccctgcttggctcacaggggacacagtgTCCCATGTCCCGTTTCACAGGAGCGACGAATGCCTATCCCCAACACCAGCAATGCTCACAGATGCCCCACAGCTTGTGCAGGCAACAGTGTCGCAGGGCCGGCTGAGCGTGCAGCGGCTGccgcccctggagctgcctgcagagcagctggactaCCAGGTCCGCTATGCCATGGAGAAAAGCCATGACTGGAAGGCAAGGCCTGCCCAGGGAAGCCCGAGCAGCGCTGCCCTCCTCCGCTGCTGACATACGGCAGGCGCGGGGTCGGGCCAAGCGGGACCCGCCccttggtgccagcccacagcagccatgCCTCCGGCTCGGCTCTGCCCCGCAGGTCCTGCAGGTTCCGCGAGCAGCGAGGAAAGAGGTCCTGGACCTGCGGCCAGGCTCCCGCTACCCCGCGCAGGTGCGGGCCCAACCCAGCGGGCCGTGGTACCGGGGCAGCTGGAGCGCCGGGACCAAACCCGTTGTGGTTGATGCCGTGGCCGATGCgggtaaggggcagggctggaggctgcggCCGCAGAAGCCTCACGGCTGAGGGCAAGAGGCagacagtgctggaaatggggaggggggcacggggcagggggctgcgaggggctcagagatggtggctctgggaaaggctACAGTTCCGGCATTCCTCCGCCGATGCAGGCTGGCTCAGCCCCAGTGTTACGGTGG from Ammospiza caudacuta isolate bAmmCau1 unplaced genomic scaffold, bAmmCau1.pri scaffold_228, whole genome shotgun sequence harbors:
- the LOC131571794 gene encoding thrombopoietin receptor-like, which translates into the protein MSSTYCRTTYKDGDIVTWRLVQANTWVVLRGLEPGVRHHIQLCSKPDGTSMDGVWGPWSQALAAETPHSSGDIGLCCRTPYLRHERCEWSWDPAEPHSSHQLLYRPPLSGAGTREDAWQQCEEVSRGAQGTYACTFQPKAGSAISVLVNVTRTHMLPTLSYFKEPFWLHQAAMLTDAPQLVQATVSQGRLSVQRLPPLELPAEQLDYQVRYAMEKSHDWKVLQVPRAARKEVLDLRPGSRYPAQVRAQPSGPWYRGSWSAGTKPVVVDAVADAGKGQGWRGARGRGLRGAQRWWLWERLQFRHSSADAGWLSPSVTVVPLLFSAALLGLCCTFPSLYSNMKPKLRPPIPELHRALGSFLQESSKHGQASHAFEKQPPEETVLPCLLEVLPGPPPEHSGGRLSSTDMANQSYLLMGGWEPLGAAGSHDRHHPAINSCSPRAPAWSLLWRRAPGADRPALARMPRPGPASGYAPSLHARSAPPRPAAQPIALRRAAVAGQCAAVGCEAAQRGPVRPPFEMLRGGRAAAAPRR